A stretch of the Macaca mulatta isolate MMU2019108-1 chromosome 16, T2T-MMU8v2.0, whole genome shotgun sequence genome encodes the following:
- the TRPV2 gene encoding transient receptor potential cation channel subfamily V member 2 isoform X5 yields MEKEQVPVSRIQTDLTEIGSSMRSPGVSLRIWLDFQSTCARPASTSPTRNTQIDRDSGNPQPLVNAQCTDDYYRGHSALHIAIEKRSLQCVKLLVENGANVHAQACGRFFQKGQGTCFYFGELPLSLAACTKQWDVVSYLLENPHQPASLQATDSQGNTVLHALVMISDNSAENIALVTSMYDGLLQAGARLCPTVQLEDMRNRQDLTPLKLAAKEGKIEIFRHILQREFSGLSHLSRKFTEWCYGPVRVSLYDLASVDSCEENSVLEIIAFHCKSPHRHRMVVLEPLNKLLQAKWDLLIPRFFLNFLCNLIYMFIFTAVAYHQPALKKQAAPHPKAEVGNSMLLAGHIFVLLAGIYLLVGQLWYFWRRHLFIWMSFIDSYFEILLYVDSHSSSPQLSLRPGRGSLFQSLLTVLSQVLCFLAIEWYLPLLVSALVLGWLNLLYYTRGFQHTGIYSVMIQKVILRDLLRFLLIYLVFLFGFAVALVSLSQEAWRPEAPTGPNATESVQPVEGQEDEGNRALYGGILEASLELFKFTIGMGELAFQEQLHFRGMVLLLLLAYVLLTYILLLNMLIALMSETVNSVATDSWSIWKLQKAISVLEMENGYWWCRKKQQRAGVMLTVGTKPDGSADERWCFRVEEVNWASWEQTLPTLCEDPSGAGVPRTLKNPVLASPPKDEDGASEEDHVPLQPLQSN; encoded by the exons ATGGAAAAGGAACAGGTGCCAG TCAGCCGGATCCAAACCGATTTGACCGAGATCGGCTCTTCAATGCGGTCTCCCGGGGTGTCCCTGAGGATCTGGCTGGACTTCCAGAGTACCTGTGCAAGACCAGCAAGTACCTCACCGACTCGGAATACACAG ATCGACCGGGACTCTGGCAATCCTCAGCCCCTGGTAAATGCCCAGTGTACGGATGACTATTACCGAGGCCACAGCGCTCTGCACATCGCCATTGAGAAGAGGAGTCTGCAGTGTGTGAAGCTCCTGGTGGAGAATGGGGCCAACGTGCATGCCCAGGCCTGCGGCCGCTTCTTCCAGAAGGGCCAAGGGACTTGCTTTTATTTCG GTGAGCTACCCCTCTCTTTGGCCGCTTGCACCAAGCAATGGGATGTGGTAAGCTACCTCCTGGAGAACCCACACCAGCCCGCCAGCCTGCAGGCCACTGACTCCCAGGGCAACACTGTCCTGCATGCCCTAGTGATGATCTCAGACAACTCAGCTGAGAACATCGCACTGGTGACCAGCATGTACGATGGGCTCCTCCAAGCTGGGGCCCGCCTCTGCCCCACCGTGCAGCTTGAGGACATGCGTAACCGGCAGGATCTCACACCTCTGAAGCTGGCCGCCAAGGAGGGCAAGATCGAG ATTTTCAGGCATATCCTGCAGCGGGAGTTTTCAGGACTGAGCCACCTTTCCCGAAAGTTCACCGAGTGGTGCTATGGGCCTGTCCGGGTGTCGCTGTATGACCTGGCTTCTGTGGACAGCTGTGAGGAGAACTCAGTGCTAGAGATCATCGCCTTTCATTGCAAGAGTCCG caccGACACCGAATGGTCGTTTTGGAGCCCCTGAACAAACTGCTGCAGGCGAAATGGGATCTGCTCATCCCCAGGTTCTTCTTAAACTTCCTGTGTAATCTGATCTACATGTTCATCTTCACCGCTGTTGCCTACCATCAGCCTGCCCTGAAGAAG CAGGCCGCCCCCCACCCGAAAGCGGAGGTTGGAAACTCCATGCTGCTGGCAGGCCACATCTTTGTCCTGCTAGCGGGGATCTATCTCCTCGTGGGCCAG CTGTGGTACTTCTGGCGGCGCCACCTGTTCATCTGGATGTCGTTCATAGACAGCTACTTTGAAATCCTCTTGTATGTGGATTCTCACTCCTCCTCCCCTCAACTGTCTCTGAGGCCTGGAAGGGGCAG CCTGTTCCAGTCCCTGCTCACAGTGCTGTCCCAGGTGCTGTGTTTCCTGGCCATCGAGTGGTACCTGCCCCTGCTTGTGTCTGCGCTGGTGCTGGGCTGGCTGAACCTGCTTTACTATACACGTGGCTTCCAGCACACAGGCATCTACAGTGTCATGATCCAGAAG GTCATCCTGCGGGACCTGCTGCGCTTCCTTCTGATCTACTTAGTCTTCCTTTTCGGCTTCGCTGTAG CCCTGGTGAGCCTGAGCCAGGAGGCTTGGCGTCCTGAAGCTCCTACAGGCCCCAATGCCACAGAGTCGGTGCAGCCCGTGGAGGGACAGGAGGATGAGGGCAACAGGGCTCTGTACGGGGGTATCCTGGAAGCCTCCTTGGAGCTCTTCAAATTCACCATCGGCATGGGCGAGCTGGCCTTCCAGGAACAGCTGCACTTCCGTGGcatggtgctgctgctgctgctggcctaCGTGCTGCTCACCTACATCCTGCTGCTCAACATGCTCATCGCCCTCATGAGCGAGACCGTCAACAGTGTCGCCACTGACAGCTGGAGCATCTGGAAGCTGCAG AAAGCCATCTCTGTCCTGGAGATGGAGAATGGCTATTGGTGGTGCAGGAAGAAGCAGCAGCGGGCAGGCGTGATGCTGACCGTCGGCACTAAGCCAGATGGCAGCGCCGATGAGCGCTGGTGCTTCAG GGTGGAGGAGGTGAACTGGGCTTCGTGGGAGCAGACGCTGCCTACGCTGTGTGAGGACCCGTCAGGGGCAGGCGTCCCT
- the TRPV2 gene encoding transient receptor potential cation channel subfamily V member 2 isoform X7, translating into MEKEQVPVSRIQTDLTEIGSSMRSPGVSLRIWLDFQSTCARPASTSPTRNTQIDRDSGNPQPLVNAQCTDDYYRGHSALHIAIEKRSLQCVKLLVENGANVHAQACGRFFQKGQGTCFYFGELPLSLAACTKQWDVVSYLLENPHQPASLQATDSQGNTVLHALVMISDNSAENIALVTSMYDGLLQAGARLCPTVQLEDMRNRQDLTPLKLAAKEGKIEIFRHILQREFSGLSHLSRKFTEWCYGPVRVSLYDLASVDSCEENSVLEIIAFHCKSPHRHRMVVLEPLNKLLQAKWDLLIPRFFLNFLCNLIYMFIFTAVAYHQPALKKQAAPHPKAEVGNSMLLAGHIFVLLAGIYLLVGQLWYFWRRHLFIWMSFIDSYFEILFLFQSLLTVLSQVLCFLAIEWYLPLLVSALVLGWLNLLYYTRGFQHTGIYSVMIQKVILRDLLRFLLIYLVFLFGFAVALVSLSQEAWRPEAPTGPNATESVQPVEGQEDEGNRALYGGILEASLELFKFTIGMGELAFQEQLHFRGMVLLLLLAYVLLTYILLLNMLIALMSETVNSVATDSWSIWKLQKAISVLEMENGYWWCRKKQQRAGVMLTVGTKPDGSADERWCFRVEEVNWASWEQTLPTLCEDPSGAGVPRTLKNPVLASPPKDEDGASEEDHVPLQPLQSN; encoded by the exons ATGGAAAAGGAACAGGTGCCAG TCAGCCGGATCCAAACCGATTTGACCGAGATCGGCTCTTCAATGCGGTCTCCCGGGGTGTCCCTGAGGATCTGGCTGGACTTCCAGAGTACCTGTGCAAGACCAGCAAGTACCTCACCGACTCGGAATACACAG ATCGACCGGGACTCTGGCAATCCTCAGCCCCTGGTAAATGCCCAGTGTACGGATGACTATTACCGAGGCCACAGCGCTCTGCACATCGCCATTGAGAAGAGGAGTCTGCAGTGTGTGAAGCTCCTGGTGGAGAATGGGGCCAACGTGCATGCCCAGGCCTGCGGCCGCTTCTTCCAGAAGGGCCAAGGGACTTGCTTTTATTTCG GTGAGCTACCCCTCTCTTTGGCCGCTTGCACCAAGCAATGGGATGTGGTAAGCTACCTCCTGGAGAACCCACACCAGCCCGCCAGCCTGCAGGCCACTGACTCCCAGGGCAACACTGTCCTGCATGCCCTAGTGATGATCTCAGACAACTCAGCTGAGAACATCGCACTGGTGACCAGCATGTACGATGGGCTCCTCCAAGCTGGGGCCCGCCTCTGCCCCACCGTGCAGCTTGAGGACATGCGTAACCGGCAGGATCTCACACCTCTGAAGCTGGCCGCCAAGGAGGGCAAGATCGAG ATTTTCAGGCATATCCTGCAGCGGGAGTTTTCAGGACTGAGCCACCTTTCCCGAAAGTTCACCGAGTGGTGCTATGGGCCTGTCCGGGTGTCGCTGTATGACCTGGCTTCTGTGGACAGCTGTGAGGAGAACTCAGTGCTAGAGATCATCGCCTTTCATTGCAAGAGTCCG caccGACACCGAATGGTCGTTTTGGAGCCCCTGAACAAACTGCTGCAGGCGAAATGGGATCTGCTCATCCCCAGGTTCTTCTTAAACTTCCTGTGTAATCTGATCTACATGTTCATCTTCACCGCTGTTGCCTACCATCAGCCTGCCCTGAAGAAG CAGGCCGCCCCCCACCCGAAAGCGGAGGTTGGAAACTCCATGCTGCTGGCAGGCCACATCTTTGTCCTGCTAGCGGGGATCTATCTCCTCGTGGGCCAG CTGTGGTACTTCTGGCGGCGCCACCTGTTCATCTGGATGTCGTTCATAGACAGCTACTTTGAAATCCTCTT CCTGTTCCAGTCCCTGCTCACAGTGCTGTCCCAGGTGCTGTGTTTCCTGGCCATCGAGTGGTACCTGCCCCTGCTTGTGTCTGCGCTGGTGCTGGGCTGGCTGAACCTGCTTTACTATACACGTGGCTTCCAGCACACAGGCATCTACAGTGTCATGATCCAGAAG GTCATCCTGCGGGACCTGCTGCGCTTCCTTCTGATCTACTTAGTCTTCCTTTTCGGCTTCGCTGTAG CCCTGGTGAGCCTGAGCCAGGAGGCTTGGCGTCCTGAAGCTCCTACAGGCCCCAATGCCACAGAGTCGGTGCAGCCCGTGGAGGGACAGGAGGATGAGGGCAACAGGGCTCTGTACGGGGGTATCCTGGAAGCCTCCTTGGAGCTCTTCAAATTCACCATCGGCATGGGCGAGCTGGCCTTCCAGGAACAGCTGCACTTCCGTGGcatggtgctgctgctgctgctggcctaCGTGCTGCTCACCTACATCCTGCTGCTCAACATGCTCATCGCCCTCATGAGCGAGACCGTCAACAGTGTCGCCACTGACAGCTGGAGCATCTGGAAGCTGCAG AAAGCCATCTCTGTCCTGGAGATGGAGAATGGCTATTGGTGGTGCAGGAAGAAGCAGCAGCGGGCAGGCGTGATGCTGACCGTCGGCACTAAGCCAGATGGCAGCGCCGATGAGCGCTGGTGCTTCAG GGTGGAGGAGGTGAACTGGGCTTCGTGGGAGCAGACGCTGCCTACGCTGTGTGAGGACCCGTCAGGGGCAGGCGTCCCT
- the TRPV2 gene encoding transient receptor potential cation channel subfamily V member 2 isoform X8, whose product MEKEQVPVSRIQTDLTEIGSSMRSPGVSLRIWLDFQSTCARPASTSPTRNTQIDRDSGNPQPLVNAQCTDDYYRGHSALHIAIEKRSLQCVKLLVENGANVHAQACGRFFQKGQGTCFYFGELPLSLAACTKQWDVVSYLLENPHQPASLQATDSQGNTVLHALVMISDNSAENIALVTSMYDGLLQAGARLCPTVQLEDMRNRQDLTPLKLAAKEGKIEIFRHILQREFSGLSHLSRKFTEWCYGPVRVSLYDLASVDSCEENSVLEIIAFHCKSPHRHRMVVLEPLNKLLQAKWDLLIPRFFLNFLCNLIYMFIFTAVAYHQPALKKAAPHPKAEVGNSMLLAGHIFVLLAGIYLLVGQLWYFWRRHLFIWMSFIDSYFEILFLFQSLLTVLSQVLCFLAIEWYLPLLVSALVLGWLNLLYYTRGFQHTGIYSVMIQKVILRDLLRFLLIYLVFLFGFAVALVSLSQEAWRPEAPTGPNATESVQPVEGQEDEGNRALYGGILEASLELFKFTIGMGELAFQEQLHFRGMVLLLLLAYVLLTYILLLNMLIALMSETVNSVATDSWSIWKLQKAISVLEMENGYWWCRKKQQRAGVMLTVGTKPDGSADERWCFRVEEVNWASWEQTLPTLCEDPSGAGVPRTLKNPVLASPPKDEDGASEEDHVPLQPLQSN is encoded by the exons ATGGAAAAGGAACAGGTGCCAG TCAGCCGGATCCAAACCGATTTGACCGAGATCGGCTCTTCAATGCGGTCTCCCGGGGTGTCCCTGAGGATCTGGCTGGACTTCCAGAGTACCTGTGCAAGACCAGCAAGTACCTCACCGACTCGGAATACACAG ATCGACCGGGACTCTGGCAATCCTCAGCCCCTGGTAAATGCCCAGTGTACGGATGACTATTACCGAGGCCACAGCGCTCTGCACATCGCCATTGAGAAGAGGAGTCTGCAGTGTGTGAAGCTCCTGGTGGAGAATGGGGCCAACGTGCATGCCCAGGCCTGCGGCCGCTTCTTCCAGAAGGGCCAAGGGACTTGCTTTTATTTCG GTGAGCTACCCCTCTCTTTGGCCGCTTGCACCAAGCAATGGGATGTGGTAAGCTACCTCCTGGAGAACCCACACCAGCCCGCCAGCCTGCAGGCCACTGACTCCCAGGGCAACACTGTCCTGCATGCCCTAGTGATGATCTCAGACAACTCAGCTGAGAACATCGCACTGGTGACCAGCATGTACGATGGGCTCCTCCAAGCTGGGGCCCGCCTCTGCCCCACCGTGCAGCTTGAGGACATGCGTAACCGGCAGGATCTCACACCTCTGAAGCTGGCCGCCAAGGAGGGCAAGATCGAG ATTTTCAGGCATATCCTGCAGCGGGAGTTTTCAGGACTGAGCCACCTTTCCCGAAAGTTCACCGAGTGGTGCTATGGGCCTGTCCGGGTGTCGCTGTATGACCTGGCTTCTGTGGACAGCTGTGAGGAGAACTCAGTGCTAGAGATCATCGCCTTTCATTGCAAGAGTCCG caccGACACCGAATGGTCGTTTTGGAGCCCCTGAACAAACTGCTGCAGGCGAAATGGGATCTGCTCATCCCCAGGTTCTTCTTAAACTTCCTGTGTAATCTGATCTACATGTTCATCTTCACCGCTGTTGCCTACCATCAGCCTGCCCTGAAGAAG GCCGCCCCCCACCCGAAAGCGGAGGTTGGAAACTCCATGCTGCTGGCAGGCCACATCTTTGTCCTGCTAGCGGGGATCTATCTCCTCGTGGGCCAG CTGTGGTACTTCTGGCGGCGCCACCTGTTCATCTGGATGTCGTTCATAGACAGCTACTTTGAAATCCTCTT CCTGTTCCAGTCCCTGCTCACAGTGCTGTCCCAGGTGCTGTGTTTCCTGGCCATCGAGTGGTACCTGCCCCTGCTTGTGTCTGCGCTGGTGCTGGGCTGGCTGAACCTGCTTTACTATACACGTGGCTTCCAGCACACAGGCATCTACAGTGTCATGATCCAGAAG GTCATCCTGCGGGACCTGCTGCGCTTCCTTCTGATCTACTTAGTCTTCCTTTTCGGCTTCGCTGTAG CCCTGGTGAGCCTGAGCCAGGAGGCTTGGCGTCCTGAAGCTCCTACAGGCCCCAATGCCACAGAGTCGGTGCAGCCCGTGGAGGGACAGGAGGATGAGGGCAACAGGGCTCTGTACGGGGGTATCCTGGAAGCCTCCTTGGAGCTCTTCAAATTCACCATCGGCATGGGCGAGCTGGCCTTCCAGGAACAGCTGCACTTCCGTGGcatggtgctgctgctgctgctggcctaCGTGCTGCTCACCTACATCCTGCTGCTCAACATGCTCATCGCCCTCATGAGCGAGACCGTCAACAGTGTCGCCACTGACAGCTGGAGCATCTGGAAGCTGCAG AAAGCCATCTCTGTCCTGGAGATGGAGAATGGCTATTGGTGGTGCAGGAAGAAGCAGCAGCGGGCAGGCGTGATGCTGACCGTCGGCACTAAGCCAGATGGCAGCGCCGATGAGCGCTGGTGCTTCAG GGTGGAGGAGGTGAACTGGGCTTCGTGGGAGCAGACGCTGCCTACGCTGTGTGAGGACCCGTCAGGGGCAGGCGTCCCT
- the TRPV2 gene encoding transient receptor potential cation channel subfamily V member 2 isoform X6: MEKEQVPVSRIQTDLTEIGSSMRSPGVSLRIWLDFQSTCARPASTSPTRNTQIDRDSGNPQPLVNAQCTDDYYRGHSALHIAIEKRSLQCVKLLVENGANVHAQACGRFFQKGQGTCFYFGELPLSLAACTKQWDVVSYLLENPHQPASLQATDSQGNTVLHALVMISDNSAENIALVTSMYDGLLQAGARLCPTVQLEDMRNRQDLTPLKLAAKEGKIEIFRHILQREFSGLSHLSRKFTEWCYGPVRVSLYDLASVDSCEENSVLEIIAFHCKSPHRHRMVVLEPLNKLLQAKWDLLIPRFFLNFLCNLIYMFIFTAVAYHQPALKKAAPHPKAEVGNSMLLAGHIFVLLAGIYLLVGQLWYFWRRHLFIWMSFIDSYFEILLYVDSHSSSPQLSLRPGRGSLFQSLLTVLSQVLCFLAIEWYLPLLVSALVLGWLNLLYYTRGFQHTGIYSVMIQKVILRDLLRFLLIYLVFLFGFAVALVSLSQEAWRPEAPTGPNATESVQPVEGQEDEGNRALYGGILEASLELFKFTIGMGELAFQEQLHFRGMVLLLLLAYVLLTYILLLNMLIALMSETVNSVATDSWSIWKLQKAISVLEMENGYWWCRKKQQRAGVMLTVGTKPDGSADERWCFRVEEVNWASWEQTLPTLCEDPSGAGVPRTLKNPVLASPPKDEDGASEEDHVPLQPLQSN, translated from the exons ATGGAAAAGGAACAGGTGCCAG TCAGCCGGATCCAAACCGATTTGACCGAGATCGGCTCTTCAATGCGGTCTCCCGGGGTGTCCCTGAGGATCTGGCTGGACTTCCAGAGTACCTGTGCAAGACCAGCAAGTACCTCACCGACTCGGAATACACAG ATCGACCGGGACTCTGGCAATCCTCAGCCCCTGGTAAATGCCCAGTGTACGGATGACTATTACCGAGGCCACAGCGCTCTGCACATCGCCATTGAGAAGAGGAGTCTGCAGTGTGTGAAGCTCCTGGTGGAGAATGGGGCCAACGTGCATGCCCAGGCCTGCGGCCGCTTCTTCCAGAAGGGCCAAGGGACTTGCTTTTATTTCG GTGAGCTACCCCTCTCTTTGGCCGCTTGCACCAAGCAATGGGATGTGGTAAGCTACCTCCTGGAGAACCCACACCAGCCCGCCAGCCTGCAGGCCACTGACTCCCAGGGCAACACTGTCCTGCATGCCCTAGTGATGATCTCAGACAACTCAGCTGAGAACATCGCACTGGTGACCAGCATGTACGATGGGCTCCTCCAAGCTGGGGCCCGCCTCTGCCCCACCGTGCAGCTTGAGGACATGCGTAACCGGCAGGATCTCACACCTCTGAAGCTGGCCGCCAAGGAGGGCAAGATCGAG ATTTTCAGGCATATCCTGCAGCGGGAGTTTTCAGGACTGAGCCACCTTTCCCGAAAGTTCACCGAGTGGTGCTATGGGCCTGTCCGGGTGTCGCTGTATGACCTGGCTTCTGTGGACAGCTGTGAGGAGAACTCAGTGCTAGAGATCATCGCCTTTCATTGCAAGAGTCCG caccGACACCGAATGGTCGTTTTGGAGCCCCTGAACAAACTGCTGCAGGCGAAATGGGATCTGCTCATCCCCAGGTTCTTCTTAAACTTCCTGTGTAATCTGATCTACATGTTCATCTTCACCGCTGTTGCCTACCATCAGCCTGCCCTGAAGAAG GCCGCCCCCCACCCGAAAGCGGAGGTTGGAAACTCCATGCTGCTGGCAGGCCACATCTTTGTCCTGCTAGCGGGGATCTATCTCCTCGTGGGCCAG CTGTGGTACTTCTGGCGGCGCCACCTGTTCATCTGGATGTCGTTCATAGACAGCTACTTTGAAATCCTCTTGTATGTGGATTCTCACTCCTCCTCCCCTCAACTGTCTCTGAGGCCTGGAAGGGGCAG CCTGTTCCAGTCCCTGCTCACAGTGCTGTCCCAGGTGCTGTGTTTCCTGGCCATCGAGTGGTACCTGCCCCTGCTTGTGTCTGCGCTGGTGCTGGGCTGGCTGAACCTGCTTTACTATACACGTGGCTTCCAGCACACAGGCATCTACAGTGTCATGATCCAGAAG GTCATCCTGCGGGACCTGCTGCGCTTCCTTCTGATCTACTTAGTCTTCCTTTTCGGCTTCGCTGTAG CCCTGGTGAGCCTGAGCCAGGAGGCTTGGCGTCCTGAAGCTCCTACAGGCCCCAATGCCACAGAGTCGGTGCAGCCCGTGGAGGGACAGGAGGATGAGGGCAACAGGGCTCTGTACGGGGGTATCCTGGAAGCCTCCTTGGAGCTCTTCAAATTCACCATCGGCATGGGCGAGCTGGCCTTCCAGGAACAGCTGCACTTCCGTGGcatggtgctgctgctgctgctggcctaCGTGCTGCTCACCTACATCCTGCTGCTCAACATGCTCATCGCCCTCATGAGCGAGACCGTCAACAGTGTCGCCACTGACAGCTGGAGCATCTGGAAGCTGCAG AAAGCCATCTCTGTCCTGGAGATGGAGAATGGCTATTGGTGGTGCAGGAAGAAGCAGCAGCGGGCAGGCGTGATGCTGACCGTCGGCACTAAGCCAGATGGCAGCGCCGATGAGCGCTGGTGCTTCAG GGTGGAGGAGGTGAACTGGGCTTCGTGGGAGCAGACGCTGCCTACGCTGTGTGAGGACCCGTCAGGGGCAGGCGTCCCT